The Silurus meridionalis isolate SWU-2019-XX chromosome 18, ASM1480568v1, whole genome shotgun sequence genome includes the window ttgagtggccttgcTATAAAGCTCaaaccctttgggatgaattggaacactggcCCGGAGCACAAATCAccaacaaaatctagtggaacatcttcccagacgatCCTTGTTCATAAGAGCAAAATGAGACTCAATGTGGAACAGGATTTTAAAAAGGAAACTCCattcttatagtcaggtgtccataaacgtttggcaatatagtgtagggGTCCAATTAAAGATGCGGATGGAGACAGGTTTTTAAACATGGTGCTGAAATCCAAAAGCTTGTATACCTAAAGTGGTGAATCCTACATCTCCTGAACATTCGAAGCCAAGGCTCATATCGAGCAATCAGGACGAGATCGAAGACAAGCTGGAGGACatcaaaaaacatttctttatgaACAAATAACTACATCTGCGTAGAACGTTGTGGGTCAGCATCAAAGCAGAGGGACTTGAACATCTCTTCAAATGTGAAGTAAATCGAAGATGCATAGGAGTTCAAGGCTGCTGAGAAACAACCCATTTCTCAACGCTGTGGTCGGAATAGATCAGACCTCGTTCTGAAGAAAAGTCGGACTTCTCCAAcccttctcctctcctccaccAGCACATGTGGAACATCTCAAAGCTACATCCTTTACAACCATACTTTCTCAATAGCAATTggtatttgatttgatttgatatggtatttgatttgatttgaatagaaaaatgaaatctgcctgttttttttttttttctctctccaaaaTTTTTGAATCTTATTTTCATGTAGTTACTAACAAACGTCCGGAAACATGTTCAgcacttgtctttttttttgtagcttgtAAATATATTCCTTGttgtaaaaagtattaaatttgtgcaaaattgtctaaatattagaataaatattgaatattaaaaaaatcccaaatcTGAAATCTTCATACttcagattttgtgtgtgtgtgtgtgtgtgtgtgtgtgtgtgtgtgtgtgtgtgtgtgtgtgtgtgtgttaccaatCATACATAGTAAAAAAAGCTCCGGATTCAAAAAATCCTCCCCTTCCCCAAAAACCCCTGCCTCTAAACTCCTACTAAACAAGGCCATAGAGAGGTTCATGTCTGGCTTGGAGTGCATATTGAACCATCTCTGCTACAATACACCCAGACCTTGAGTTAAGTTGCTGTTCCTCGGGCTTCGAGCACTCTTTGATAAATCAAGGGCTTCGGccaaattgcattttttaatcttttaaaattttttggGAGCGCTGAAGCGGCACAATGGGGAAAGAATCATGATTGCAGATGACAATGTTCAATCCAATTTAGCTTCTTCCTTTAATGCGCTCTGCACCGGCGTGGAGCGAAATGCAAGGTTAAAGGGACCAAACGCATGCACCTTCTGCCCGAGTCTCCTTCGAAACGTCAAGCTGTTGTGTAAACATCAACCTTTTAACTGCCGCACAGCATCATATTTCCGTATACTCGATTTACGTGTGCTCTTCTCTATCAGACTCTTCTCTATTCTGGCTCCAAGGAGGTCAATGAAcctcccctagatgtccgatcAGCTCTTCAAATGATAGCAGGAGACTGATTTCTCCCTGAAACACAGACAAGTGCTTATTTTCCTTGTTTCTTGTGtctttatgtaataaaaatcttcaaagaacttttgtacatcgctctggataaggacgtctgctaaTTTAAAGCTCaaatccaatcagccaatcaggtaGCAGCAGAGCAATCCAATAGAAACAATCTGTACAGTAAATTAAATACGTAGACTTTTAGGGGGTTTGGACcaaaaatgtgattttgatCACATTCTCCTTGGAActatggtgagcagaaaagcatctcaaaccCTGAGCAGATCCACTACAAACAAcccaaaatatattaatttttcaagtaaatttgtttattatacacacactgtaaatagATCATTAGTTCACAAACAAATCTGtgataaagtaaaagaaaaaacaaccagCAACGAGTCTTTATCCACCACGAGAACCCAGAGGAGCTTCAGTATGCTTTGGAAGGGATTGAAGATGTGCCCTAGATCTCCATGATGGCTGGTGGTTGAGAACGCTGATatactctatggacaaaagtttgtggacacctgctatgtgcttctttttgaacatcccattccatatttggTCTCCATTCACTCTTATAGTAAGCTCCAGTCCTCTGGGAAGAGACTAGATTTGGTGGAGATCGGTGAGATTTCatttcatcacaaaggtgttcgaGCTctaaatacttttggccatatcgTGAACATCTAACgggtaaaaaatagaaaaaatggcAAAGAATAATCACAAAAGCTTCagatcacgtgtgtgtgtgtgtgtgtgtgtgtgtgtgtgtgtgtgtggggggtctATTGGAGCTTTATAGGGAACAAATAATGGCACAGCGAACATGCACATCAGACgactctgattttttttttttttttttaaaacaatatactTCAGCtaggaataaaacaaacatgaacGAAACAGAATTCGGAGAGGTTTGGTATCAACGATGTTCTGAAGAGTAGTGCAATAGTGTATTAgatagtgattaaaaaaagaaagtgttaaGCTTTGagtgttaaaatataattaaaaaaaataataaaaaaaagaaagaaagaatgaaagaaagaaaaaaaaaaaagaagttccCAATGACGCTCAAACATATAATTGCATATAATTGCGGAAACGGTTCGGGTTCCTCGACGTTCTTTAATCTTCTAACCTACAAAGAGATCAACAGACCTAAAACACCAGAAGTTTCAGATGATGACCGTGTGCAGGAGCGTAGAAGAGCCGTACGATTCGTTCCGTCTCGCTGTTTATTCAGAAGGAAGAAAAGTTCAGAGCAGACAGAGACTTctccccccccacacacacacacacacacacacacacacacacacacacacacacgtacaggaTCATGTTCAGGATCGGGATCGGGATCAGGCATGCCTGATTTTAGAAGGGGTGTAGCTTTTATCCACGGATTCGTCCTGAAGGAACATGTGAAGGCAGCGTTCGTTCTGAGCCAACGGATGACCGGCCACTCTGAGAAAACATCAAGAAGAAGATTCGAGTTAAAGGTTGAGGAGGTACAGAGACGCATCAGTGCACGAACTctccatttttaaatattacaataaaagtattggaacacctttgtcccttcactcgaactagtagacccaaacctgatctAGCATGCCAGTGCACGAAGctagatccatgaagatctgctttctatgggttggatgtgtgtggaagattttgagtgacctgctatagagctcataACCTATTTAGGATGAAATGGAACATCACCTCAGggctcctcacctacatcactaccacACTTTATTAAGTGTCTGAATAAAATCTCAacaaaatctagaacatcttcccagagtgCCATCttccacctgcatgtcttccctcaccacatccatgaacctcctgcTTGGCCTTCGTCTGTGTTCTTTTACTTCTACcgcatgtccctcctctgcacacgaGCAAACATCTCGATCGCGCCTCTCACccccttgtctccaaaatgtcctgcaTGCaccgtccctctaataaactcatttctgtccatcctcatcacatCATCTCAGCATCTTCTACTCCGccagctccagctccatctccgcCTACTGTCTTTTTGTCCAAAAGCAGCTTTTCATATTTACATTGACACCAGGAGgacacattcatacaactgagcaggtgagggttcgggggcttgctcaagggcccagcagtggcagcttggtatttgatggtggtgggatttgatcTTCTGATGAGAAGCTGTCACAACACCTCTATGCCACGAGTACGATTTCTATCATTTCTTCCGGCTCACACAAAACTTCTCTGATCTACAGGAGGTGGGGATTTTACTGGAGTTGGAAACACCTAATCACGTGGCGCCGCTTTACACATGCACTCGCCCTACGTCTAGAAAATTCCGGGACCCGTGGGTGCTGATAACGGCGAACAATGATACTTAATTCAggattttgtgtttaaaataaaagagagaaagaagggagaaaagaaaatacttAATTGCTCGCGTATTGCTTTCGAATCCAAACCTAATTTGCGGCTCGTCTGGTATTAAAATTCACACGGGTACGGCAGCGACGCATTTGCACATGAAACAAAGATAACGGCAAAGTCTGCAATCACAGCAAATAATTACAATCGCACTGTAACTTTTATTGTCTGTGGCGGTGTCGGGGTGGGGGTAGTAGGGGATGTGGTGGTGGGGGGCACACGGGATCAAAAAATAAGCACGGGTGCAGGTAAGATCCTGTGAGGAACGAGGAACACACGGCTGTAATTTCGCTCGCAATTATCATAAATTACACAgcgaaaataaaacaaatgtagtaaaaaaaaaaaaaaaaaaaaagaagaaaaaaaaaggtagaagaagaagtaaaGCCGGCTGCACTCGCACTCGGCCTCTCATCAGTTTCGATCCTTTCGCCGGATAATTACGAGGTAATAcggagaagaaaataaaagagagagagagagagagagagagaaagggaaaagtAGAGAGATATCAGCTGACAGGAAAGACTTGTAAGCAGATCTGGTCCTCTGTTTAACTTCAACCTTCATAAAACTTCAGCGAGAGGAAGCAGCATTGTTACcgcacactttctttcttttcttttttttacaagcttTTACAAGCATTCCGTGGCGTTTCAGACCCTGCTACCACTCTGCCTTTGTCATAgatagaatgagagaaagaaagaaaaaaaaaaaaaaaaaaaaaaagaaaaaaaaaaacagagaaagctCAGTTTCAGGATTTGAAGAATAATAATCGTTTACAACACGCCGGGagacttttgttctttttccccCTTGCAGCTGGACAAATTACATGTTTCACAACTTTATGGAATAAACACACTTCTGGAATAGTgcaagaaaatgtaataatttttttttttacttttttattcctGAAAAGTTTTTGGCAAtttgaaacatctgaaaaaaataaaaaaaataaataaaaataaaataatattaatcaattatttgggtttttttatattttgtttcaaTCTTTTATTGCTTAAAACTAAGATTTTtggtatttaaattattatttcacttttttgatgaagttttttaattaataatgaaaacagttttgtgcttttaaatatttagtgttCAACACCTGCTGAAATCCTGTGATATTTCCaggataaaatattttttggactttatttgtatctgtattttTGCAGGTTGAATTTGGACGTAGTGAATGTTGGACTGTAAACACTGAGACCTACTTGTTGAGGAACTGCTCCAGGCCTTGCCGCCGCTCCTCGATGAAGGAGTCGTCGAAGATGCCATCGTCTCCCCGGAATGGGAGCTGCCTGAACAGGGCTTTCCCCGGCAGAGGAGGAACGACCACCTGATGAGGTGTAGAAATGGAAAACGTGTACTAAAACACCTCAACTCAATGAttctcatatttatatttacattttataggtACAGAAGTCATTGAAAATAACTTCCATCTCCATTTGTCTCAGGCTTCACCTCCCTGAGTTccgtttggagaagaagcataACATGGCTGGATAAGGCGGGTGTCTTATAGGTGTATAATATACATCTATAAACtactttgtcttcttttttcgtTCTTTTGTCCTTCCGTGCTCCTcaccttgctctctctctccagctctcCTCTGAGCCACTCGAAGTCGCTGTATCTCCGCCTGACGCTCGACTCCTTCAGCTTAAAGATCGGAAGGTTGGTCTgatgaggagaagaaaaaaaacgatcacgcagtggaaaaaaaaacattaaaacattactgaaagaaaacaaacaaataaataattattgagGTGAAGAATctgtaggagagagagagagaaacagaaagagatagCCAGAAGGATAGAGTAAACGAtacagtgagagaaagaaatagggaaaatgaaagagagagagatagagtgagatagacagaaataaagagagataaaaagaaagacagaaaagagagctagaaattgagagagaaagagacacaccgacagagagaaagacagacagaaagggagtgaaatagacagagagataaagggGTAAATGAGACAAGTCAAAAGATAGAcagagtaaaagaaagagaaagagagagggtttaaaagagagcgagagaaagacagaaagtgaaggagaggtagaaacagaaagaaagacagaaatagagatagagagaaaaagatagacaaagagagagagagagagagagagagagagagaggaagccaGAAAGAGAACAACAGatagtaaaagaaaagatagacatggtaaaagaaagagacagaaatataaAGATAGAAtcagaacaagagagagagagagggggagagagagagagagagagagagagagagagagagagagagagagagagagaggtcttTTTTTGAGATTAGACGTATGATGGgtttctctcactcctctctttCATCATCACATCTTCACTTCACTCTGTAGATCTCGGAGTGATATAATCAGTCCGTCCTCAACCTCGAGTGCAGCTCTTCAGCTTTATTCACAACATCCATCAAACACCACCACCCTGTTCTCCCCCTTctccctccttttctctctctttctctccatcctcatcctttctttccctccttcctaAAGGTCTAAAGTCATGTTAGAAACAACACCTGAGCCAACTGAAATCtagaaaaaataagaatttgCGAAAAACTGAATcagtcttttgtgtgtgtgtgtgtgtgtgtgtgtgtgtgtgaatgaacaggtgtgagtgtaagtgtaggGTTACGGTAGTTTTGCTGTTCAGAGTATTTGAGTTATGGTTTCCTCAAAGCAAAGAAGTTAATCCCGAGGTCAAGCCATTGGgtaatctaacacacacacacacacacacacacacacacacacacacacacacacacacacacacacacacacacacacacgtcacccTAATGCCCAGCAAAGAACCTGTATTTTAGATTTACTGGGATAATAGATTATATGCTTACAcaatactgtactatacaacTAAATCCACTTTGAGAGATCTACATTCACCACTACAGATCTACAGCAACTTCTGGAGATCTACATCAACTTCTGGAGATCTACATCACATTCAGGAGATCTACATCAACTTCAGGAGATCTACAGTAACTTCGGGAGATCCACATAAACTTGAGGGGAGATATACACTAAATTTAGAAGATCTAAATTAAGGTTaagacatactgtacattaacTTTTGGAGATCTATAGTAACTTCAAAAGAAGTACAGCAACGGTTAAAGGTTCCTCTTCTTCTGAAGATGTAAAGTTTAAAGACATATTGCACATCAACATCAGGAGATCGAAACATAACTTCAGGAGATCCACTGTATCTTTATAAGTTCCTCCTGCAGAAAACTGAAGAAGCACAAACTCTCCTGTACAACTTCGGAAGATTAACATTAAGTGTGGGAGATCTACAGTAACTTCAGAAGATCTACATCAGCCTTAAAAGATCTAAATCAGCTTCAGAAGATCAACAGTAACTTTAGGAGATCTACAGTA containing:
- the snx3 gene encoding sorting nexin-3; the encoded protein is MADTIADTRRLYTKPQNLNDAYGPPSNFLEIDVANPETVGVGRARFTTYEIRLKTNLPIFKLKESSVRRRYSDFEWLRGELERESKVVVPPLPGKALFRQLPFRGDDGIFDDSFIEERRQGLEQFLNKVAGHPLAQNERCLHMFLQDESVDKSYTPSKIRHA